A window of Thermoplasmata archaeon genomic DNA:
ACATTGTCGCGCCCCCGACGACCGAGGGATCGCGGAGTTCAACGAGGATCCGCTCCAGGACGTCCGAAGAAAGGATGCAGTCGGCGTCCACGAAGACGAGCACGTCGGAGCGCGCCTGCAACGCACCCCGGTTGCGCCCCTCCGCCGGCCCCCGCCGTTCGCCCGGTACGTATCGGGCCCGGAGAGAGGATGCGACCGCCTCGGTACCGTCCGTGCTTCCCGAGTCGGCCACGATCACCTCGAAATCGTGAACGGACTGCCGACGGAGCGAATCGAGGAGGGAGCCCAGCGTGCTCGCTTCGTTCCAGGTCGGGATGATAACGGAGAGCCGCGGCACCGGCGAAGGTCCAGAGCCGACCGCATCGGTTCCGGCACGCGGATCGGGTGGAGGGGCATCCATGAATGGCAGGCTCCGGGGTCCCGCAGCCTCCGCAGGCACATGACCCGGGGGTCTTAACCGTATGGTATGAAGGAGTGACTAGGGCCCGCATGGAATACGCATTCAGGGGTGCCGAAACCGGGCAAGAAGGTTTAAGTATATCGCGATATATCGCGATGGGCGATGATGCGCCGAGAGACGTTTGGGGGCACGTACCACTTCCTGGCCAAGGGAGACTTCGCGGGCCTCCTCCTCGTGGTCCTCCAGGAGAAACCGATGCACGGGTACGAGACCATGAAGGCGCTGGAGGACCGATTCCATGGCTTCTACAAGCCGAGCGCAGGTGCCATCTACCCCGCGCTCCGCTCCCTGCAACGCCGGGGACTCGTGAGCGTCACGGGAGGGGAGCGGCGGAAGACGTACCGGATCACCGCGGCGGGCAGGGCCCGTCTCCGCGAGGTCCACGAGGAGGTCGAGAGCCGGTTCAAAGCCCTCGAGAAGACGATGGGCCCGGAACGGGCCGCCATGTTCCGCGAGTTCCGAAAGACGGGTCAGCTCTTGAGGACGAACATCGGGAACGTGACCCCGGGCCAGGCCAAGGAGCTGCAACTCCTGATGGCGGAGATGCGGGAGCGGATCATGAAGATCCTTGCGGAGTGACGGAGGTTGAGAACATGGTCGGAAACGTGATTCAGGTGTCGGACTTGGTGAAGCGATTCGGGGAACTCACGGCGGTGGACCACGTGAGCTTCGAGGTCCGGGAAGGCGAGATTTTCGGATTCCTCGGTCCGAACGGCGCAGGAAAGACGACGACGATCAATATGCTGACGACCGTGCTCCGGCCCAACGGCGGCGTGGCCAAGGTCAACGGCCACGATGTGCTCCACGACGCCCTAGAGGTGCGCCGGTCCATCGGCCTCGTACCCCAGGAGTACACGGCGGACGAGGATCTCACGGGGCTGGAGAACCTCCTGCTCGTGGCGAGCCTGTACGAGGTCCCGCGAGCGGAGGCCAAGCAGCGGGCAGCGGAACTCCTCGAGCTCGTCCAGCTGAAGGACGCCGCGGACCGCACCGTGGACACGTACAGCGGAGGGATGCGACGGCGTCTCGAACTGGCCTGCGGGCTGATCAACCGTCCCAAGGTCCTGTTCCTGGACGAACCCACGCTCGGGCTGGACGTCCAGACCCGGGCGGCCGTCTGGGCCTACATCCGGCTCCTGAAGGAGAAATACCACATGACGCTCTTCATGACGACGCACTACCTCGAGGAGGCCGACAACCTGTGCGACCGAATCGCGATCATCGACCACGGGAAGATCGTGGCGCTCGACACGCCCCGAGCGCTCAAGGACTCCCTGGGAGGCGACATCGTGGAGATTCATGTGGACCGACCCGCCGAGGACGGTCTCGCGGCCTCCTTGCAAGCGCTCCCCAACGTCAAGGAGGTCCACCCCGTGGATGGTGGCTACCGGTTGACGGTCATCAACGGGGATGAGACGGCGCCCCTGGTCCTGGACGCCCTGCGGGCCCAGAACTTCAAGGCCACGCGGATCTCGATCGCCAAACCGACCCTCGATGAGGTGTACCTCGCCCGCACGGGCCGCACCATGCGGGAACAGGAAGGCAGCCGCGAGGACGTGTTCCGTCAGCGCATCGCGATGCGGAGGGCGAGACCATGAGCGGCCTCCTTGCCCTCACGGGGCGCGAGATCAAGAAGTGGTACAAGAACCCCTTCGTCCTGTTCATCTCCCTGGTCCAACCGATCATCTGGATGGGCTTGTTCGGGAAGGCGATGAATCTGGGGGCCATCGTGCCTACGAACCTTCCTGCGGGGACGCCCAATCCCCTCGCGGGATTTCTCGGCGGCGTGTCGGACTACTTCTCCTTCATGGCCGTCGGGATGCTCGCCTTCGTCGTCCTGTTCGCCACGATGTTCAGCGGCATGTCCATCGTCTGGGACCGCAGGCTGGGCTTCTTGAACAAGGTCCTCAGCACGCCTGCGAGCCGAGGCTCGATCGTCCTGAGCAAGGTGTTCATCGCCGTGATCCGGGCCCTCGTCCAAGCGGGCATCGTCCTGATCGCCGCGGTGGTCTTGGGGCTGGTGCTCGGACCCGACTTCACGCCCCTCTCCTTGATCGCCGTGTTCGGGGCGCTGTTCCTGATGAGCATCGGGCTGTCCGCCATGTTCGTGGCCATCGCGATCCGGTCGACGAAGTGGGAGACCCAGATGGCCATCATGAACCTCCTCAACCTGCCGCTCCTGTTTGCCAGCAACGCGCTCTTCCCGACCGCGTCCATGCCGTCCTGGCTGCAGGACATCGCGAAGGTGAACCCCGTCACGTACGGCACCGAGGCCGCGCGCCAGCTCATCCTGCTCCCGACGAACTGGAGCGTCGTGGGAGGCGACTTCCTATTCCTGGGGATATTCGCCACGGTGTTCGCGGCCATCGGGATCGCGCTCTCGTGGAGGTACCTGACCAAGTAGGCGTCGCGCCCCGGGAGCGCGGGAACGAAACCGCCCAAGCTACGGCGTCTCTCCGGACTCCACCTTGGCGGGGTCCGGGAACCTCTTCAGGACGCCCGTGAGGGAGGCGATCTCCTTCTTCGCGGCGTCCACCTCCTTTGCCGCGGAACCGTCGAACTTGGCCTCTGCGTCCTTCCCGTATGTCGCGTACAGGCGCGCCGCGGTCTGAAGGGTCACGAATCGCCCCGACGTCAGCTCCCCTTGGAGACCTTGTCCTCGCGCCAGCGCGTCGCTGGAAGGGTGCAGGTGGCCCAGGAAGTCGACCAGTGCGCCCACGCGACGCTGCAATCCCGCCGCGTCGTCGCTCCAGAGGATCAGGAGCGACCGCCGTTCGTCGTCCCGCACGGCCTTGAGCCAGGGCCAGGCCCCCTCGAGGGCCGTTCGAATCGGCCGCGACTCCCCGTACAGGTGCGTGAGCTTTGCGTCCGAGTAGTTCGGGAGTTCGAGGAGACCGTAGAACGAGCGGCTCCGCACCTCGTCGTGGCCGGGCCCTGCTCCTGCCAGGAGCCGAATCAGCGGTTCCGGATCGGACGCCTGGGGCGGCGCGGGGATGCCAACCCCGTGGTGCTGGCAGGTGTCCAGAAGCAGGGGGATCGCCACGTCGGCACGCGCGCGGGCCAGGAAGTCCAGGTAGGCGGCCTCCGCGGCCTGGTTGAAGGCGTCAATCGTGCCGACGAAGGCGTCCGCCTCCTGCCGCGAGGCGGGCGGCCGGGGCACGCGCTCCAAGTGCTCGACCCGCTTCCTCAAATCCCGAATCCGGGACTCGACACCGCGGTAGCGATCGCGGTACTCGGCTTGGAGCGTCCGCAGGCCCGAGGACTGCTCAATGACCTTGTCGAGCTTGTGCCAGACCTTCCGCGCCCCGTAGAAATCCCGCTTCCTTGCCTTGCGGAGGCTCCCGTCGAGGATCGCCACGTGCTTCGGGATCAGGCGTTTTTCCGCGGCGGCCTTGCGCAGGTCGGCGGCGATCGCGTCCACATCGCGCAGGAAGATGCGAATCTGGCGGTAGTTGTCCACCTCGGATTCCCGGATGAGCTTGTCCATACGGTCCCGGAACCGGTCCAGCTCGCCGCTGAGGGCACCGGGAAGCTCGGAGAATCGTTTCCGCATCTTCGCGATCTCTTCGAGGAGAGCCGGCGCGTCCCGTTCGAACGAGCCGGCCGCGGCGTCCTCGGGGAGGCTCATCCTCACCACGAAGGGGCACGTCGATATTTAGGTTCCGAGTCGGCGCCCGTTGCGGCAGACGCCCCCGACTCGGAGCGATCCGGAGGACGGCGGTTGGGGCCGCGATCCGGGCGACCCTGCCGCAAAGGCTTAAATGGCGGCTTCCCCTGAACCGCGGTCGATGCAGCTCCGTCTTCTCGACAAGCAGAAAGACTCCCTCCGGGTCGAGGTCACGAACCCCGACGAGACCCTGGTCCAGCCGCTCATTGCGGCGCTCCTGAAGGACGAGGACGTCGCGGACGCGCTGTACTACAGCGGCCACCCTCAGCTCGACAAGCCCGTGCTCACGGTGCGGACCAGGAAGGGTTCTCCCCAGGCCGCGCTGAAGCGCGCCGCGAAGGGACTCGCAGACCGGTACGCCGACGCGAAGAAACTCCTAGAGAAGGAGCTCGCGTAGCCGTATGGAGCGGGACCTCGGGATCCAAGGGTATCTGACGTCGACGCCGGGCGTCGGCGGCATCCTGAAGGCAGCCGCGGAGGATTTCGTCGTCGAGGAGGTCTCCTCCGACCTGCCGCGGACGCCCGGGGGCAGGTACACGATCGCCCGCGTGCGGGTCCGGGAGTGGGAGACCAACCGGCTCGTGCGGCAGCTCGCCCGGAGCCTCCACATCTCCCGGCGGCGCATCGGGTTCGCGGGCACGAAGGACAAGCGGGCCCTCACCACCCAGCTCGTCTCGTTCGAGGGGGTCCCGCCGGA
This region includes:
- a CDS encoding ABC transporter permease encodes the protein MSGLLALTGREIKKWYKNPFVLFISLVQPIIWMGLFGKAMNLGAIVPTNLPAGTPNPLAGFLGGVSDYFSFMAVGMLAFVVLFATMFSGMSIVWDRRLGFLNKVLSTPASRGSIVLSKVFIAVIRALVQAGIVLIAAVVLGLVLGPDFTPLSLIAVFGALFLMSIGLSAMFVAIAIRSTKWETQMAIMNLLNLPLLFASNALFPTASMPSWLQDIAKVNPVTYGTEAARQLILLPTNWSVVGGDFLFLGIFATVFAAIGIALSWRYLTK
- a CDS encoding PadR family transcriptional regulator; protein product: MMRRETFGGTYHFLAKGDFAGLLLVVLQEKPMHGYETMKALEDRFHGFYKPSAGAIYPALRSLQRRGLVSVTGGERRKTYRITAAGRARLREVHEEVESRFKALEKTMGPERAAMFREFRKTGQLLRTNIGNVTPGQAKELQLLMAEMRERIMKILAE
- a CDS encoding DNA-directed RNA polymerase subunit L, whose translation is MQLRLLDKQKDSLRVEVTNPDETLVQPLIAALLKDEDVADALYYSGHPQLDKPVLTVRTRKGSPQAALKRAAKGLADRYADAKKLLEKELA
- a CDS encoding ATP-binding cassette domain-containing protein, translating into MVGNVIQVSDLVKRFGELTAVDHVSFEVREGEIFGFLGPNGAGKTTTINMLTTVLRPNGGVAKVNGHDVLHDALEVRRSIGLVPQEYTADEDLTGLENLLLVASLYEVPRAEAKQRAAELLELVQLKDAADRTVDTYSGGMRRRLELACGLINRPKVLFLDEPTLGLDVQTRAAVWAYIRLLKEKYHMTLFMTTHYLEEADNLCDRIAIIDHGKIVALDTPRALKDSLGGDIVEIHVDRPAEDGLAASLQALPNVKEVHPVDGGYRLTVINGDETAPLVLDALRAQNFKATRISIAKPTLDEVYLARTGRTMREQEGSREDVFRQRIAMRRARP